In the genome of Natronomonas salina, the window CCGAACGCGAGTACGGACGCCCATGAGCGACCGCACACGCGCGCACGTGTTCGTCACCGGCAAGGTCCAGGGCGTCTACTACCGGGCGAACACCCGCGAGACCGCACGCGAGCGCGGCGTCGACGGCTGGGTCCGCAACCTCGAGGACGGCCGCGTCGAGGCGGTCTTCGAGGGCGACGAGACCGACGTCGAGGCGATGGTCGAGTGGTGCCACACCGGCAGCCCGCGGGCGTCCGTCGACGACGTCGAGGCCGAGTACGAGGGCCCGGAGGGAGTCGACGGGTTCGAGATCCGTCGGTGAGGGTGGCCGGCCGTCGGCGGAACTATTACCGACCGGCCGCGCGAAGCCACGGCCATGATCACCAGCGACGAGATGGCCGTCGTCGACGCCAACGCCGAGGCCCTGGGGGTCCCGCGCAAGCAGCTGATGGAGTCCTCCGGCAGCGCCGTCGCCGACGCCGTCCGCGAGGTCGTCGATCCCGGCGCCGAGGTCTCGCTCGTCTGCGGCCGCGGGAACAACGGCGGGGACGCGTTCGTGACGGCTCGCTTCCTCTCGGAGTACGAGGTCGCCGTCCACCTGCTGGGTCGCGAGGAGACCATCACGACCGACATCGCCAGCGAGAACTGGGAGGCCCTGCAGTCGGCCGAGATCGACGCCGAGGAGGTCCGCGACTCCGCGGACCTCGATCTGGGCGACCCCGACGTCGTCGTCGACGCGATGCTCGGGACCGGGGTGGCCGGCGCCCTCCGCGAGCCCGCTGCCTCGGCCGCCGAGGCCATCAACGACTCCGGGGCGACCGTCGTCGCCGTGGACGTCCCTTCGGGGGTCGACGCCGACACCGGCGAGGCCGAAGGGGTGGCGGTCGACGCCGACCGCGTCGTCACGTTCCACGACGCCAAACCCGGGCTCGCATCCCTCGACGCCGAGGTGACGGTCGCCGACATCGGCATCCCCGAGGCGGCCGAGCGGTTCGTCGAGCGCGGCGACCTCCTGCGGCTCTCCCGTGACCCCCACTCCCACAAGGGCGACTTCGGCCGGGTGCTCGTCGTCGGGGGCGGCCCCTACACCGGGGCGCCGGCGCTGTCCGCACAGGCGGCGCTGCGGGCGGGCGCCGACCTCGCCTTCGTCGCCGCCCCCGAGAACGTCACGCGGGAGATCCAGGGGTACAGCGAGAACCTCATCACTAGGTCGCTCTCCGGCGACCACCTGGCGCCGGAGCACGTCGACGACCTGCTCGAGCAGGCCGCGGAGATGGACTGCGTCGTCCTGGGTCCGGGCCTCGGCGGCCGAGAGGGCAGTCTGGAGGCGGTCCGGGAGTTCCTCGGCTCGTTCGACGGGCTGGCTGTCGTCGACGCCGACGCGCTGCAGGTCGTCCCCGAGGTCGACACCGACGCGACGCTGCTCTGCACCCCCCACCAGGGCGAACTCGTCGGCATGGGCGGGGAGACGGCCGACGACTGGGCGGAGCGGGCCGACCTCGTCGAGTCCTTCGCCGCCGACCTGGGCCAGACGGTGCTCGTCAAGGGCGCCTACGACGTGATCTCCGACGGGGAGACGACCCGCGCCAACCGGACCGGCAACCCAGGGATGACGGTCGGCGGCACCGGAGACGTCCTCGCCGGCGTCACGGCGGCCCTGGCCTGCGCACTCGACCCGACGGAGGCCGCCGCCCTCGGCGCCTACGTCAACGGCCGCTCCGGCGACATCGTCGTCGACGACCACGGGTACGGCCTCGTCGCGACGGACCTGCTCGAGGCGGTCCCAGACGCGTTGTGGCCCGACGACGACTGACGGTCCCGGCCTCCTCCACCCGTCGTCCGGGCCGCCAGAACGTTGCAGCGAGGTGATGGATTTAACAGTGCCAGCCTTCTGTAACGGTACATGGACAACGAGGCGGGGGGAGACGCCGGCGCCATCTGGCGCGACGACGAGGTGGCGGCGCGACGCTGCAGGTCGCTTCTCTCCGTGATCGACGGGGCGGTCTTCGAGGTCGAGGTCGCCGGCGACGCGAGATTCACCGACGTCGACGACGAGTTCTCGGCGCGGACCGGGTACGAGCGGTCGGCGCTCGTGGGGGCCCGCGCGTCGGACGTCTTCGACGAGGACTCGGCCGCGGCGCTGGTTCGTGAACTCGATGCGGGGACCGACCCGGTACGACTCGACGTGACGGTCGAGACCGCCGACGGCGAACGGCTTGCCGCGACACTCCGGGCCTCGCCGGTCGCCCTGGACGGCGGCGGTCGTGGGGGCGTCGGGATCCTCGGGTCTGTAGCGCCCGAGACGGGTCCCGGCTCCACTGCGGGATCTGACGATTCCCAGGTGGCCGAACGCCGGTACCGGACGCTCGTCGAGAACTTCCCGAACGGCGCCGTCGGCCTGTTCGACGAGGACCTTCGGTACACGGCGGCCGGCGGTCGGGCGTTCTCGGACCTGGACGACTCGGAGGCGGAGGTGGTCGGCGAGACCATCTGGGAGCGCTACCCGGAGGAACTGGCCGAGAAGCTGGAACCCCGGTTCGAGGCCGCGCTCAGGGGGGAGGCCAGCGACTTCGAACTGGAGTTCCACGACCGCGTCTGGATGGCCCACACCCACCCCATCGAGGACGACGGCGAGGTCAGCGGCGGCGTCATCATCGTCCAGGACGTCACGGACCGCAAGGAGCGCGAGCGTGAACTCGAGTTGAGCGAGCAGCGCTACCGGACGCTCGTCGAGAACTTCCCGAACGGCGCGGTCGCACTCGTCGACGACGAGTTCCGCTACCAGACGGTCGGCGGCACGCCGCCGGAGGGGATCGAACTCACGACCGACCAGTTGGTCGGCGAACGAGTCCAGGACGCGCTGCCGCCGGCGCTCGCCGAGAAGCTGTCCGCCTCCTACGAGGCCGCCTTCGACGGGGAGTCGAGCTCCTTCGAGTACGAGTCCGGCGACTTCGTCTACCGGTTCCACACGGTGCCGGTCCGCGACGACGACGGCGACGTCTTCGCCGCGA includes:
- a CDS encoding acylphosphatase, translated to MSDRTRAHVFVTGKVQGVYYRANTRETARERGVDGWVRNLEDGRVEAVFEGDETDVEAMVEWCHTGSPRASVDDVEAEYEGPEGVDGFEIRR
- a CDS encoding NAD(P)H-hydrate dehydratase, giving the protein MITSDEMAVVDANAEALGVPRKQLMESSGSAVADAVREVVDPGAEVSLVCGRGNNGGDAFVTARFLSEYEVAVHLLGREETITTDIASENWEALQSAEIDAEEVRDSADLDLGDPDVVVDAMLGTGVAGALREPAASAAEAINDSGATVVAVDVPSGVDADTGEAEGVAVDADRVVTFHDAKPGLASLDAEVTVADIGIPEAAERFVERGDLLRLSRDPHSHKGDFGRVLVVGGGPYTGAPALSAQAALRAGADLAFVAAPENVTREIQGYSENLITRSLSGDHLAPEHVDDLLEQAAEMDCVVLGPGLGGREGSLEAVREFLGSFDGLAVVDADALQVVPEVDTDATLLCTPHQGELVGMGGETADDWAERADLVESFAADLGQTVLVKGAYDVISDGETTRANRTGNPGMTVGGTGDVLAGVTAALACALDPTEAAALGAYVNGRSGDIVVDDHGYGLVATDLLEAVPDALWPDDD